The following proteins are co-located in the Rattus norvegicus strain BN/NHsdMcwi chromosome X, GRCr8, whole genome shotgun sequence genome:
- the Srpk3 gene encoding SRSF protein kinase 3 — MSASAGGSGGMDCGGSSSSSQTSCGPESSSSELAPATPAPRLLQGLLGSDDEEQEDPKDYCKGGYYPVKIGDLFNGRYHVVRKLGWGHFSTVWLCWDIQRKRFVALKVVKSAGHYTETAVDEIKLLKCVRDSDPSDPKRETIVQLIDDFRISGVNGVHVCMVLEVLGHQLLKWIIKSNYQGLPVPCVKSIVRQVLHGLDYLHTKCKIIHTDIKPENILLCVGDAYIRRLAAEATEWQQSGAQPPSRSTVSTAPQEVLLSKNKRKKMRRKRKQQKRLLEERLRDLQRLEAMEAAVQTEDSSSRLEQGSGSTSSSGCHPEGTRAGPSPASSSPVPTGGERSLSPSSQTSGFSGSLFSTASCSVLSGSSNQRETGGLLSPSTPFGASNLLVNPLEPQNADKIKIKIADLGNACWVHKHFTEDIQTRQYRAVEVLIGAEYGPPADIWSTACMAFELATGDYLFEPHSGEDYSRDEDHIAHIVELLGDIPPAFALSGRYSREFFNRRGELRHIHNLKHWGLYEVLMEKYEWPLEQATQFSAFLLPMMEYIPEKRASAADCLQHPWLNP; from the exons ATGAGTGCCAGTGCCGGTGGTAGTGGTGGTATGGActgtggtggcagcagcagcag CTCTCAGACTTCCTGTGGGCCTGAGTCCTCAAGCTCTGAATTAGCTCCAGCCACACCAGCACCTCGTTTGCTGCAGGGActcctgggctctgatgatgaggAGCAGGAAGACCCTAAGGATTATTGCAAGG GTGGTTACTACCCAGTGAAGATCGGTGATTTGTTCAATGGGCGGTACCATGTGGTACGAAAGCTAGGCTGGGGCCATTTCTCTACTGTCTGGCTCTGCTGGGATATTCA GCGCAAGCGCTTTGTGGCTCTGAAAGTAGTGAAGAGCGCAGGACATTACACAGAGACAGCCGTGGATGAGATCAAGCTCCTGAAATGT GTTCGGGACAGTGACCCTAGTGACCCCAAAAGAGAGACCATTGTTCAACTTATCGATGACTTCAGGATCTCAGGAGTTAATGGAGTCC ATGTATGCATGGTGCTAGAGGTCCTGGGCCACCAGCTCCTGAAGTGGATCATCAAGTCCAATTACCAGGGCCTGCCTGTGCCCTGTGTTAAGAGCATCGTTAGGCAG GTGCTGCATGGTCTGGATTACCTCCATACTAAGTGCAAGATCATCCATACGGACATCAAGCCTGAGAACATTCTACTGTGTGTTGGAGATGCCTACATCAGGCGCCTGGCTGCTGAAGCCACAGAGTGGCAGCAGTCAGGGGCCCAGCCCCCATCCCGCTCCACAG TCAGCACTGCCCCCCAGGAGGTCTTG CTGTCCAAaaacaagaggaagaagatgaggcgCAAAAGGAAGCAACAGAAAAGGCTGCTGGAGGAGCGGCTGAGGGACTTGCAGAGGCTGGAGGCTATGGAGGCTGCAGTACAAACTGAGG ACTCCAGCTCAAGACTAGAGCAGGGCAGTGGCTCCACCTCTTCTTCAGGCTGCCACCCGGAAGGCACCAGGGCTGGCCCCTCTCCAGCCTCTTCTTCCCCTGTGCCCACTGGGGGGGAACGCAGCCTTAGTCCCAGCTCGCAGACCTCAGGCTTCTCAGGGTCCCTGTTCTCCACGGCTTCCTGCTCCGTCCTCTCAGGCTCATCTAATCAGCGTGAGACTGGGGGTCTCCTGTCTCCTAGCA cACCATTTGGTGCTTCCAACCTCCTGGTGAACCCCCTGGAACCTCAAAATGCAGACAAGATCAAGATCAAGATTGCAGACCTTGGCAATGCCTGCTGGGTG CACAAGCACTTCACTGAGGATATTCAGACTCGGCAGTACAGGGCCGTGGAGGTCCTGATTGGTGCTGAGTATGGCCCCCCAGCTGACATCTGGAGCACAGCATGCATG GCTTTTGAGCTGGCCACTGGTGACTACCTATTTGAGCCTCACTCTGGAGAAGACTACAGTCGTGATGAGG ACCACATTGCTCATATCGTGGAACTTCTAGGAGACATCCCTCCAGCTTTTGCCCTCTCAGGCAGATATTCACGGGAGTTCTTCAACCGTAGAG GAGAGCTGCGGCACATCCACAACCTCAAGCACTGGGGCCTATATGAGGTGCTCATGGAGAAGTATGAGTGGCCCCTGGAGCAGGCCACACAGTTCAGTGCCTTCCTGTTGCCCATGATGGAGTACATCCCTGAGAAGCGAGCCAGTGCTGCCGACTGCCTCCAGCATCCCTGGCTTAATCCCTAG